One segment of Dama dama isolate Ldn47 chromosome 15, ASM3311817v1, whole genome shotgun sequence DNA contains the following:
- the LOC133070650 gene encoding large ribosomal subunit protein uL23-like, giving the protein MKTARKAKKEAPAPPKAEAKAKALKAKKAVLKGVHSQKKKKIRMSPTFRRPKTLRLWRQPKYPRESAPRRNKLDHYATIKFPLTTESAMKKIEDNNTLVFIVDVKANKHQIKQAVKKLYDIDVAKVNTLIRPDGEKKTYVRLAPDYDALDVANKIGII; this is encoded by the coding sequence atGAAGACGGCGCGGAAGGCGAAGAAGGAAGCCCCTGCCCCTCCTAAAGCTGAAGCCAAAGCAAAGGCTTTGAAGGCcaagaaagcagtgttgaaaggtGTCCACagccagaagaaaaagaagatccgGATGTCACCCACCTTCCGGCGGCCCAAAACACTGCGGCTCTGGAGGCAGCCCAAATATCCTCGGGAGAGCGCCCCTAGGAGAAACAAACTTGACCACTATGCCACCATCAAATTCCCCCTCACCACCGAGTCAGCCatgaagaaaatagaagacaaCAACACACTGGTATTCATTGTGGATGTCAAGGCCAACAAGCACCAAATTAAACAGGCTGTGAAGAAGCTCTATGACATTGATGTGGCTAAGGTCAATACTCTGATCAGGCCTGATggagagaagaaaacatatgTTCGACTGGCTCCTGACTATGATGCTTTGGATGTTGCCAACAAAATTGGGATCATCTAA